In Gracilimonas sp., a single window of DNA contains:
- a CDS encoding DNA-directed RNA polymerase subunit omega, producing the protein MAVQTLDIEKLKFKTGNKYELLVILSKRARQIAAQEKLELDEKLQYFEGFEEEDEFSFNEEQENISKAFEKLPHATQRAIVEMQEDQIYYRHPDKED; encoded by the coding sequence ATGGCTGTCCAAACATTAGACATTGAGAAACTCAAATTCAAAACAGGTAACAAGTACGAGTTGCTTGTAATTCTTTCCAAGAGAGCACGACAAATTGCCGCTCAGGAAAAACTGGAACTGGACGAAAAACTCCAGTACTTCGAAGGATTTGAAGAAGAAGACGAATTTTCTTTCAACGAAGAGCAGGAAAATATCTCCAAAGCCTTCGAAAAACTTCCACACGCCACTCAACGTGCTATTGTGGAAATGCAGGAAGACCAAATTTACTACCGTCATCCTGACAAAGAGGATTAA
- a CDS encoding YicC/YloC family endoribonuclease — MIISMTGFGRGEASDNGITATVEIKSLNSRYLDVSTRLPQRLQDKELEVKELVQKTINRGKLNITVYISESESGGPSITVDEEKVKGYAKILNNLRKIAGIDDPISIRDITQFSDVFINEEENEEVLEQKWAVAEKALQEAVQSLLKMRTQEGNQLKNDLLDRIEFIESNLEIITKETSGRADETREKLLERINNLIEEDKIDPERLEQEVAILVDKMDVTEEIVRLKSHLKFFIEAVEQPDPAGRRLNFLTQEINRELNTIGSKANNSEIAQYVVKCKEALEQIREQVQNVE; from the coding sequence ATGATTATTTCAATGACCGGCTTTGGGCGTGGAGAAGCTTCTGACAATGGAATCACGGCTACGGTCGAAATCAAATCTTTAAACAGCCGATACCTCGATGTAAGCACACGGCTACCCCAGCGCCTTCAAGACAAGGAATTGGAAGTAAAAGAGTTGGTCCAAAAGACTATTAATCGCGGCAAGCTAAATATCACCGTTTATATTTCAGAATCTGAATCCGGTGGGCCCTCTATTACTGTTGATGAAGAAAAAGTTAAAGGATATGCAAAGATCCTGAACAATCTCCGAAAAATTGCCGGTATCGATGACCCCATTTCCATAAGAGATATTACTCAGTTTAGTGATGTATTCATAAATGAAGAAGAGAATGAAGAAGTGTTGGAGCAGAAATGGGCCGTTGCAGAGAAAGCGCTTCAAGAAGCTGTACAATCGTTACTTAAAATGAGGACTCAGGAAGGAAATCAGCTCAAAAATGATTTACTGGACCGCATTGAGTTCATTGAATCAAATTTGGAAATTATCACCAAAGAAACATCCGGCCGTGCGGATGAAACTCGTGAAAAATTATTAGAACGCATCAATAATTTGATCGAAGAAGATAAAATTGATCCTGAGCGCTTAGAACAGGAGGTAGCCATTTTAGTAGATAAAATGGACGTCACTGAAGAAATTGTACGGCTTAAGTCACACCTCAAATTCTTCATTGAAGCTGTGGAGCAACCCGATCCGGCCGGACGCCGACTCAATTTCCTTACCCAGGAAATTAATCGTGAACTAAACACCATCGGATCTAAAGCTAACAATTCCGAAATTGCCCAGTACGTGGTCAAGTGTAAGGAAGCTCTGGAGCAGATCCGCGAACAAGTACAAAACGTCGAATAA
- the msrB gene encoding peptide-methionine (R)-S-oxide reductase MsrB: MLKWNNLQEFAKNGNPEPPRRVEKSDEEWKKELTDEEYAITRLKGTERPGASDMCYKFEPGLYACVCCGTELFDGNEKFESSSGWPSFTQPVKENAVKYEVDTSHGMVRIEALCNVCDAHLGHVFPDGPEPSGLRYCLNSVSLEKIEDS; this comes from the coding sequence ATGCTTAAGTGGAACAACCTTCAGGAATTCGCTAAAAATGGAAATCCCGAACCTCCCCGACGGGTTGAAAAATCTGATGAGGAGTGGAAAAAAGAACTAACAGATGAAGAATATGCCATAACTCGATTGAAAGGAACAGAACGTCCCGGAGCCAGTGATATGTGCTATAAATTTGAACCGGGATTGTATGCCTGCGTTTGCTGTGGAACCGAGCTTTTCGATGGTAATGAAAAATTTGAAAGCAGCTCGGGCTGGCCTTCTTTCACCCAACCGGTAAAAGAAAATGCCGTTAAATATGAGGTTGATACTTCCCACGGGATGGTTCGCATAGAGGCCTTATGTAATGTGTGTGATGCCCACCTTGGCCATGTTTTTCCCGACGGCCCCGAGCCGAGCGGATTAAGGTATTGCCTGAATTCGGTCAGCTTGGAAAAAATTGAAGATTCTTAA
- the gmk gene encoding guanylate kinase: protein MKKGKVIILVAPSGGGKTTLARRLFKDFEELKFSVSATTRPPRKGEVHGKHYYFLSDADFDQKIKDGEFLEWEEFYGGKKYGTLRSEVDKKLKSGYFVVLDIEVKGAVNIKDIYGDESLSLFIQPPSVDVLKQRLLDRGTEDDETLALRLERAKKELTYADQFDRVIINDDLDTAYSQVKEAVIKFMNQN from the coding sequence ATGAAAAAAGGCAAAGTAATCATATTAGTGGCACCCAGCGGGGGCGGAAAAACAACTTTGGCGCGCCGGCTTTTTAAAGATTTTGAAGAATTAAAATTCTCGGTTTCAGCAACTACCCGTCCGCCGCGAAAAGGCGAAGTGCACGGAAAACACTATTACTTCCTTTCTGATGCGGATTTTGACCAAAAAATAAAAGACGGGGAGTTCCTGGAATGGGAAGAATTCTATGGCGGAAAGAAATACGGAACGCTGCGTTCAGAAGTTGATAAGAAACTAAAATCAGGCTATTTTGTTGTGCTTGACATTGAAGTAAAAGGCGCGGTGAATATCAAGGATATTTATGGGGATGAAAGCCTCAGTTTGTTTATCCAGCCGCCCTCTGTTGATGTATTGAAGCAGCGCCTGCTTGATCGCGGAACGGAAGATGATGAAACTCTTGCTCTGCGCCTTGAACGCGCCAAGAAAGAACTTACATACGCTGATCAATTTGATCGCGTTATTATTAATGACGATTTGGATACGGCTTACTCACAAGTGAAAGAAGCCGTGATCAAATTTATGAATCAAAACTGA
- the coaBC gene encoding bifunctional phosphopantothenoylcysteine decarboxylase/phosphopantothenate--cysteine ligase CoaBC, translating into MLSGKRIILGVTGGIAAYKAAFLLREFQKAGAEVRVTMTPSATRFVGLETFASLSGHEVAVDIFPDAPGSSDWTRHINWGEWADLYVIAPCTANTLAKITSGISDNMLTSTVLAARCPVLICPTMDGEMYDSPAVSLNLKKVQEFGYHILEPESGYLASGLDGKGRLPEIGDILEKVSEIIGSVKGPLEGKKVVVTAGPTREHIDPVRFISNPSSGKMGIAMAEAAQSLGADVTLIHGPLSVSKPENIHSISITSTADLFDAVKKYADADVVIMAAAVSDFSPTEIHQQKVKKTAGENSIKLKRTQDILAWLGDHKKEGQVLIGFAMETENLIENATSKLKKKNADWIIANSLNDKDAGFEADTNTVHLLGIDSDQKFQGAKKDIAIEILNTIFR; encoded by the coding sequence ATGCTCTCCGGTAAGCGCATTATTCTTGGTGTTACCGGGGGAATTGCAGCTTATAAAGCTGCTTTTTTACTTAGAGAATTTCAAAAAGCGGGAGCTGAAGTCCGCGTCACCATGACGCCCTCAGCCACCCGTTTTGTTGGTTTAGAGACCTTTGCTTCCCTTTCCGGCCATGAAGTGGCTGTTGATATCTTTCCGGATGCGCCGGGTTCAAGCGACTGGACCCGCCATATTAACTGGGGTGAGTGGGCCGATCTTTATGTAATCGCTCCCTGTACGGCAAATACGCTTGCTAAGATCACAAGTGGTATTTCTGACAACATGCTCACCAGTACCGTGCTTGCTGCTCGCTGCCCTGTCCTTATTTGTCCAACCATGGACGGTGAGATGTATGATTCCCCGGCAGTTTCTCTGAACCTCAAAAAGGTACAGGAGTTTGGATATCACATCCTTGAACCGGAAAGCGGATATTTAGCCAGTGGACTCGATGGGAAAGGCAGGCTTCCCGAGATCGGGGATATTTTAGAGAAAGTTTCAGAAATCATTGGATCTGTAAAAGGACCTTTAGAAGGCAAAAAAGTGGTGGTTACCGCCGGCCCCACCCGCGAACATATCGACCCGGTTCGGTTTATATCCAATCCCAGTTCAGGGAAAATGGGGATTGCCATGGCCGAAGCGGCTCAAAGTCTGGGAGCGGATGTTACTTTAATCCACGGCCCGCTTTCTGTTTCAAAACCGGAAAACATTCATTCCATAAGTATCACAAGTACGGCGGACCTTTTTGATGCAGTTAAGAAATACGCCGATGCCGATGTGGTCATTATGGCAGCCGCGGTTTCCGACTTCAGCCCAACTGAAATTCACCAACAAAAAGTGAAGAAAACAGCGGGCGAAAATTCTATCAAACTAAAAAGAACCCAGGATATTTTAGCCTGGCTTGGAGATCATAAAAAAGAAGGACAGGTACTGATCGGCTTTGCCATGGAAACAGAGAACCTTATTGAGAACGCCACATCCAAGCTCAAAAAGAAGAATGCAGACTGGATCATCGCGAATTCACTGAATGATAAAGATGCCGGCTTTGAAGCAGATACCAATACCGTTCATCTTTTAGGGATAGATTCTGATCAAAAGTTCCAAGGTGCCAAGAAAGATATCGCCATCGAGATTTTGAATACGATCTTTAGATAG